The DNA sequence TTGATTATTTGTGACGACCATTCCACCGACAACACCGCAGTGGTTGTAAATGACGTCATTAGTCTTGTTCCAGAAAACTTTGAGGTGAAATTTTTTCAACATGATAAAAATATCGGAGCGACTCCCAATTTCTATTTTTCAATGGAACAAGTAACCGGTGATTTTGTGGCTTTTTGCGAAGGTGATGATTATTGGACCGATCCTGAAAAACTTCAGATACAACTTAACTTCCTTCGTTCTAATCCAGATTACAGTCTTTGTTTTCATACCGCAATTAATATTTCTGACGACCCAGAAATTAATGAAACCTTATTTTCTAAAGTCGAAGAACGTGAATATTCAGCTATAGAAATTTATAAACACTGGGTCATACATACCGCAACGGTAATGATGCGCTCCGAAGTTTTGAAATCTGAAGCTAAAAAAATTACTTTAAGAGAGCCTGATTTACAATACTTCGACACTGTTTTATTTTTAGCAGCTTCCAACATTGGAAAACTTCATGGAATTTCCAGAAAAATGTCAGCATACAGAAGGCATGAAGCCGGACTTTCCGCAGGGAAAATAAATTTTAAACGAGATTTGAGACATAATAAACTCGACCAAATTATCGGTAAATATTACGGCGGAGAAATTAAAAAATTATCCAACTGGCAGATTTTTTCGCGATCCAACCTTAATTTTAATATTTTAGTGAAAGAAAATAGAATTTTTGCTGCATTAAAATTTTTACCTTGGCTTTTGCGAAACCGAATCTTTATCTATAATTGGATGAAAAAATAACTCTTCCCTTTTTCTATTTGCTGAAAATGACAAAAAAAATTAAAATCGCATTTCTTTGTAGTGGTCCACTAACAGACAAGAAAATCTGGTCCGGAACTATTTACCAAATGTACCAAGCTTTCTTGGCACAGGATTTTGAAGTGGAATGGGTTCCAGTAAACCGATTTAGTCCTTTAGAATCTAATTTTTTTTTGATAATTGAAAAGTTTCATAAAAAAATATTTAACCGCGGATTCAACCGAAATCACTTTTTAGCGAAAGCTTTTTCTGCCTCTCGAAAACTTCAGAACAACTTAAAACCTTCGGATGCAGATGTAATTTTTGCACCGACAACGATTGCAGATATCGCATTTTTGAAAACCAGCAAACCGATTCTTTATCTCAATGATGCCACCTTTCATCAACTCCTCAACTATTATGATGGAATGAGTGGATTTGGATGGCTTTCAAAAAAAACGACCGTATTAATAGAAAAATTAGCACTACAAAAATCTGACAATTTAGTTTTTTCTTCTAGTTGGGCAGCGAAACATGCGGTCGATTTTTATAAAATTCCAGAGAACAAAGTCAACGTGATTAAATTTGGCTCAAACTCAACTGCACCTCAACAAATTGCTGATAAAGATTACAACAGTGAAATCGTGTTTCTTTTTTTAGGCGTAGAATGGGAACGAAAAGGTGGTCAAATCGCTTTAGATACAGTGAAAATATTGCGCAAAAGAAACTATCCTGTGAAGTTACAAGTAGTGGGATGTATTCCGCCTGTAACAGATGCAGAAGTGATGAATGTAATTCCTTTTTTAAATAAAAACAATCCTGCGGAGGCTCAACAGATTTTTGATTTTTTACAAAACTCTCATTTTATGTTTATGCCAACAAGAGCAGACTGTACTCCTATTTCATTTTGTGAAGCAGCGAGTTACGGATTACCTGTAATTTCTACCAACACGGGCGGTGTTGCAGCTGTAGTGGAATCTGGAGAAACAGGAATACTTTTACCTTTACAAGCAAATGCAGAGGAATATGCTGACGAAATTGAGATTTTACTTCGTGATCCGAATCAAATAGAAAAATATTCTTTGAATGCTCGGAAAAAATATGAAGAAGAGTTGAATTGGACGGTTTGGGGTAAAGAAATGGGAAGAATTGTAGAAGGTTTATTAGTGAAAAAATAGCTCTACACGCAAAACACTGTAAAATCACAAATGAAAAAAAGTTTAGAAATCATATTGATTATCATTATTGTAATTCTCACAGGAATTCATCTGGTAGAATACACGTTGAAAACACCTGAGCTCGATTACTTTAATACCAACACCCTTATTAATTATTCACGTGGTTTTGTGAGAAGAGGGATAAGTGGTGAAATAATTAAATTATTTAGTTCAATATTAAATTTAAACCCGCTTTTTATTATTAAAAGTTTCAATCTTATTTTAATTTCTTTATTTGTCAGTTATTTTGTAATCTCCGTTGTTAAATACAAAATAAGTTTTTCTTTTTTCCTATTTCCTTTTGTAATTCCATTTTTAATTATTGATGACATCATTAATTTTAAAGATTTTTTCACAATAATCTTATTAATTCTTCTCGTTAAAACAATTTTGCATCCTAAATTAAACAACTATTTAAAGTGGATTTTATTGAACGCTATATGTATGATTGCTATCCTAAATCATGAAATGAGTTTCTTTATTTTTATTCCTACAATAGTAATAATCCACTATTTAATTAATCCAACTATTGGTCAAATTGCAACAAAAATAGCATTTCTAACTCCTACGCTATTTATTTTTTACTTGTGTATCCATTATAGTGGCACCGTGGAACAGGAGACACAAATTCTTTCCGGATATCAATTTTTACCAAACAGTAATACGAAAATTGACCAACTCTCAGATAAAGCAGTTTTCTTACTCCCGAAATTTTTCATATCTATTATATGGAACGGTTATTCTAGAGGAATTACCTCACTTTTCTATCTGATACAAATTTTATTTTTGCTTTCTTTTTTCGACAAAATTAAAACAAGTTTTAAATCCTATAATAATACCTTAAATCCGAATTTACTGGTGTGTTTATATGTTATTTTATTGCTATGTTTTCTCCCTATCTTTTTAATTGCTTACGATTGGCATCGCTTTTTATTTTTAATTTTAATAAGCTCTTTAATCATCGGAATCGAGTTTTATAAAAGTGAAAGGAAATTAAATATCACATATATTCTACCAAATATCACATTAAAAACATCTGCTTATTTACGAAACTTTTTTTTATATTTTATTATCCCTGAAAGATCACTTTTACTTTTGATAGGATTTTTTGGTATCATTCCACACATGAAAATGGGAAATACATCTTTCCAATTTTCATCTTTATACTTAATCATTATGAATTTCATGACGAAGATTACATCAATATTATTATAAAATAAGATGAAGAATTCGCTATTAATGTGATAAAATTAGATAGATTTAAAACTTTTGAAGAATGCGATATTTAAAATAGAGTAAATTCAATAAAAGTGGAAAGTCCAAGAAGGACTTAATCTTTGATTGATTCGTTTTCAAAGCAATATCCCAATAACTTTTCGTCAACTGCATTTTTTCTTCATCCGTTTTTACCATTGCAAGCTTCGTTTTTAAAGAGAGCATTGAATAATTCGGATTATCCAACAATCGCTGATAAAGGTTTTGACTCAAACCATCTTCTAAATATTCACCGAAAGCCAAAACGTGATCGGTAAAAAGAATTTTGTAACGTTGAAGGATTCTATTTAATAGAACCGATTCCTGGCAAAAATTTTCTCCGTGAAAAGATGGAAACGGAAATTCCCGCATAACTCTCGTTTGCAAAACAAAATTCATCTCTCCTTGAAATCCCCAATCACATGTTTGTCCTTGAAGCCATCTTTGATGTCCATAAGTACCACAATCTAAATTAACTTTTTCTGTGGCGAGAATAAAAGTAAACCCAGCAAACTTATTATCTTCTGCAATCTCCAATACTAATTCTTTACAGATTCCAACACAATTTGGTGATAGATAATCATCACTATCAATCGTCAGAATGTAATCTGCGTTTGAATTTGATGCGGCTACATTAATAGCAATATGTTTACCTTGGTTTTCCTGTTTAATATATTGAATAGGAAAATCTGCTTCTCCAATAAATTTTGCAACCAATTCAGCTGTATTATCAATGGAGCCATCATCTATTATCAACCATTCGAAATCTCGCACCGTCTGCTTTAAAAGACTTTGGAAAAGTGTTTCTAAAATATACGCACGGTTGTATGTAGGAGTGAAAATAGTTAATTGCATTCAGGTAAATTTATTTTTTCAAAACATTTTTCATCCAGTACATATTTGATCCAATTAGAGAAACTGTATTTCTGAACTATATTTTCACTTAATTTTTGATAAGGTAAATTCATAAATTCTTCAATACCTGCCAAATCATCAAAATCAGTTACAAAAATATTGTAAGGATGATAGAAATCATATTTTCTTACTGATGAATTATTAGTTAGCACCTTTTTCTCATAAAATATTGCTTCAAAAAAACGGAATGATAAACCATTGTGGTAAGGTAGTTTAAAATCGATTATTGCTTTTGATGATTTAGTAAATTGCATATTTTCTTCATAAGACATTACTGAATGAGAATATTTAATTTCTCCAAACTCTTCTTCATTCCTGAATGAAGGAATTGAAAGCCATGCCTTAAGTGAAAATCTTCCCGATAGGTGTTTTTGGAAGTTCCTAATATTTTTCTTACGTTCATCAATTCCAACCCCCACATAAAAAAAATCTCTTTCATTTGGTCTAGCAATTGAATTATCGGAAAACCAACAATTAGTTAGTGGCAAAAACCCTATATGCTTGTAATTTTTGTAATCATCAGGATCAAAAACAAAAATACGGTCAAAATAGGTCGTATAATTCAAAATATTTCTACAGACTTTCATCCCGTCATATTGGTATGAGATCATAATATCAGATATTTCTCGAATCTCTGACACTATTTTCTCAGGATAAAGATCTGCCCGGAAAAACAAAGCATAATCAAACCGATACATATTCGCGACAACTTGCGTTCTTTTAAGTAATTTCTTTTGATAATCGGCTTTCTCAAGACGCTGAATATATTCCTTATCTTTAAGAAATAATCTTCTAATTATATTAGTGTATTTTGTAAATAAAGACTTAGTGTAGGGGTGAAAACTATCATCAAAAAAAGAAATCACACTGAACCCTTCATCTTTAAAGCCCTTAATAAATGCTTGATTAAGTCCGCTTTTATTAATAAGAAGTATGTTTTTTTCCATTAAAGATTATCTATAGTTTAAATACAATACTTTTGCATTAATTAATATTATGAAAGGAAATGCAAGTTAATAATTTTAGTCAAAAACTTAAAACTTAATATAAACTAAATAATGATTTAACACCTTCCCCATAACACACAGTAAAAAATTAAAATGTTAGGAACTTTACTTTGGAGACTTCAGGAATCTTTTGCAGTGCTAACTGGAAGAAAGAAAACCGAAACCATTATAAAAAATAACTCTCCACTTAATAAATGGGAATCTACTGAACAATATCTCAATGAGAATAAGGAGTTAAAAGAATTGATCAATTCCATTTCAATTGAATTTTGCTTTAGTGAATTTGGTGAAAACAGAGTAAATGCTGGCGGTAGTAATTTCGAATCAAACTCTAGGCTAGATCCTTCACTTACCTCCCTTAAAAAGTATTTTCCTAATGCAAAATATACGGTTTATTCTGATTTCATAATTGATATTCCTGATGTGAATGTGATCGCATCCACTTCTCCGATTCCCGACAAAGAACACCCAAGATATTTATACAGAACAGCAGACTACTTTAAGTTTTTAAGTTTGACAAACTCTGATGCCGATTTTAAATGCGTTATTGATACTGATATGTATATTGCATCGCCCGAATTTTACACCTTGGTCTATCTCACAAAGATATTTGGTTTTTGCGTACCTCAAAATCCAAGAAATCTATTAAAAAAGGATATGCGAATTTCTTTTGATACTTTTGAAATCAAAGATTTGAGTGGAGGTTTCGGTCATTCTTATAATCAAAGTCCAATGACTTTATGGAAAGATGACAAAAACGGTAACCTGTTTTTTGAAAAGTGTGCGGAAATTATGCAGAGAGAACCATCCAGAGCATCATTAGTGATGTGGAAAGCAGCAAAAGAATTAGGAATTTCGCCTTATTTACTACCTGCGGAATGGTGCGTTTGCTCTGAAGATGCCGGAATTGGCGACGAGGTTATGTTGCACGTCGGTCATCCAAAAGTAGAACAATATTATAAAATTTGAAAATGAAACTTTTACCCATCGTTTTTACTTGTGATGATCATTATTTTAAATATGCAAGCGTTGTTATTTGTTCTATCATCAAAAATAGTGATCGCAACACCAAATATGAAATTAATATTCTCTCAGAGTTTATTTCTGACGAAAACAGAGCATTAGCAAATAAGATGATACATTCATTTTCTAATTTTTCTATATCATATCATATTCTTAAAATTGAAAATCCAGAAGAATATCACTTAAATTCATATATGTCTCTGAGTACTTACTATCGATTTTTTATATTTGACTTGCTGAAAAATTACGAAAGAGTCCTTTATCTTGATAGTGATTTAATCGTTGATAACGATATTTCCTTTTATGCCGACATTGATTTTGAAAATAAAGCTGCAATCTCGAGCCTCAGTATTTATGTTCAAAATTTACTTATAAAAAATATCAAACATGATTTCACGCGAGATTACTTTTTAAACGTGCTATTGATGAAAGATTACAATGAGTATTTTAATGCAGGTGTCATTTTATTTAATATCAAGTTAATCAGAGAGCAAAATATAGATCAAAAATTCTTTGACGCAATTAAAGCAATCAAAAATCCGATCTTTCAAGATCAGGATATTCTCAATTCAGTTTTAAGTAATAATGGTGGAGTCAAGTTAATTTCTAAAGAATACAATTTTACAAGTGGGATGAAGTTAACGATGCCAAGATTACTCGTAAATGCTATTTCATATCAATTAGGAAATAAGAAAAGAAATAAGTGGTTTACCATCTATCACTACGTCGGCAAAATAAAACCTTGGCAACAATATAATTCAGACTCTTCTCTGTTTTTTTACTACGCTTATAAAACACTATTTATAAAAGATATTCTACAATCTAACAAAATAGTTTTTAAAAATTCTCAAAAAATAAAACTTTGGTTGATTAGTAAATTCTAGCTTACTCAATTTATTTACGAATAAATTATCGGGAATAAAAAAACTCTATTTTTCAACAATCATACTTTGCATAAAAGCTCAATTATATGAATCCACAAGTCAGCATTATCACCACCTTTTACAATTCAGTTTCTCTGGGCGATTTTGTCAATAAATCGATGGACTCCCTTCTTAATCAATCTTATAGAAATATTGAATTCATTTGTGTAAATGATGGTTCTAAAGATGATACTCTAAATCAACTTTTGACCTATCAGAAAAAAGACGATCGAATTAAAATCGTCAATAAGGAAAATGAGGGAACCGCACAATATGCAAAAGCGGCAGGACAAGATGTTGCAACTGGCGCTTACATCATGCTTTTTGATCATGATGATTCTATTTCTTCCGATGCAGTTGAAAAAGCAGTTCAGGAATTTATAAAAAATCCAGAATTGGATATGGTTGGAATGACTGTGAAAACAGTATTTAGCGATGGTAAAATAAAAAACATTTACGCTTTGGATGAATTATTAGAAAATGTCGACGAATATAAGTCTCATTTGATTACAGGTTCTGACGCACTTCAAAAAACAATCGGCCGATATGATATTCATTTTCGTGGTTTTTATCGCAAAGACCTCTTTAAGAAAGTTTCGTTTCGATTTACAGAACGACTATTAAATGCAGACGAAATTGTAGAACGACAACTTTTGCAATATGCTCATAAAATAGGAACTTGCAACGGAATTTACACCCACTATATTTTTCTAAATTCTTCCGCGAAGTCTTTTAACTTAAAAAAAATAGACATCGTATCCACAGATCTTTACATGAGAGATTTTGCTAAAAAACTCAACTTATATGAAAGTAGGAAAGCAATTTTTGAAAGCGTTGCTTATAAAAACTTTATCGATGCCATCAAAGTTTATCAGCACTTTAAACCAACGCTTTCAGCGGAACAAAATGAATTTTATAACAATAGACTAAAAAGCGCTTTCGACGGTTTAGATAAAAAAACAGTCTTAGGAACCTACAGAGGTTTTACAAAAGTTTACAATCAAATTCTACTTTCTAATTTTTCTTTACTCAATCAATTTTATAAAATTAAAAAGTAATTACCGGTAATACATATATTTAAAAAGTCGCATTGCGATGGAAGTAGGAAGTTCTAATTTAACTGCTTTTTTCTTTGTTTCAAAAGTATAATTTGATCTGAAATAATCTCGAAATCTTAAATTAGGATATTTCTTGTAAAGATTAAAACTGTATATCCAAGAGGAATCTTCTTTCTTAGCTTTCCAGTTCATAATTAGCGTCATGGTTTTGTAATTGATGATATGTGTTCGAATCAAAGCCTTGATTTCTTGATGATTTTCAGATTTCAACGCCGCATCAAAATAGCCAATGATCGTAGCCCAATTATCAAAATGCTTTTTATCACGATTATGAATTACTGATTTTTGATGTAGAAAATAGGTATAAGTAATCCCTTTATGAATCGCAATTTTATTTAATTTCAACATGAAATGAAAAGTCCATAACTCATCTTGTGCAAATAGTCCTGGGATAAAATTGATTTTATTTCTCCGAATAAAATCAACAATAAATAATTTGTTAACGGCATAAGTAACCAACTCGGAATTTGCAAAAGCACTCATTATTTTATCGTTTCCTGTAATAATTTCCTTCTCAGATTGTATTTTTATACAAATTGATTTTTCGCCAGATTCCAGTTGCTCGCATTCTAGCTGAGAGATTGTCATTTCTGCACCCGTTCTTTCTGAAATTTCAACTAAGGTTTCAATACAATTAGGAGTAATCGTATCATCACTATCAAGAAAAAAAAGATACTTACCCTCTGCCGTATCGATTCCCTTATTTCGAACAACCGACAAACCGGAATTTTTTTCTAAATGAAGAATTTTCCAATTTTTCAAACGGTATTCTTTGATATATTTTTCAGCAATTTCAACACTATTATCTGGAGTTTGATCATTGATTAATGTCACTTCCAAATCAGTGTAGGTCTGATTTCTTACCGAATCCAAGCATTTTACCAAAAAATCTTCACATTTAAAGAGTGGAATTGAGATTGTAACTAAGGCTTGGCGCATTTATATTTATTAATTAGTTGCAAAGTAAGCGAATTTTAATACGATCAAAAATAGAAACTCCATTTTTTCGGATGAGTTCTTCCCAAATTGACCTATTTCATAAGACTAATGAAATACAATTAATATCGTATTTTTGAACAGAAATAAAAAAATAAAAAATGCTATTTTCAATTCTTATTGCAAATTATAATAACTGGAAATATTTTCAGGAATGCTATCAGAGTATTTTAAATCAATCTTTTCAGAATTTTGAAATTGTAATCGTTGATGACTGCTCTACGGATAATTCATATAAGCAACTTGAATTATTATCTCACAAAGATTCGAAAATTAAACTGTTTCGCAATTTGAAAAATGAAGGTGTAGGTTATACTAAAGCAAAATGTGTAGAAAATGCAAATGGAGAAATACTTGGCTTTTTAGATCCTGATGATTCTATATTTGAAAATGCTATCGAGAGAAGTTTAGAAGAGTATTCCAAAGATAATAGTGTCAGTGCAACTTACTCGCAAATAATTTTGTGTGACGATTATATGAAGCCTTTAAACGTTTATTCTCGTACCCGAAAAATTAAAAATAATAATAATTTTTTTTTCAACATCAATAATGAAGTTTCCCATTTTTTCACTTTTAAGAAAAGTATTTATCAAAATACAGTTGGGATTAATAAAACTCTGGCTTTATCTGAAGATTTTGACATGTATTTAAAAATATATGAAAAGGGGAAACTTCAATATATTGAAGAACCTCTATATTTATATCGTTTACATAGTAAAGGAATCTCACAAGATAAGTCTAAGAAAAAGAAACTCACTGAAAACTGGAATAAAGTTTTATATGAAACATGTTTAAGGAGAGAAATCACGCAAATAGGGAATTACAAAATAACACAAGAGTCAAATTTATCAAAGATTATCTTTGAATCGGAAAATAATTTAATTTCGAAAGTTAAACGATATTTAAAAATTAATTAATTCAAGTGTTAGAATACTTTAAACTTTCAGAAAAGAAAACTCTCTCGTTGAATACAATTAGCAAATTTAACGATGAATGTTTTTCAATACGCAAACCTCATCAGCATTATGACATTTATCGATTTGTCCAAAATCCTTTTGCATCGACCGAAAAAGATTTTAT is a window from the Kaistella flava (ex Peng et al. 2021) genome containing:
- a CDS encoding glycosyltransferase, translating into MTKISIIVLTYNHAVFIRENLEGILMQKVDAQVELIICDDHSTDNTAVVVNDVISLVPENFEVKFFQHDKNIGATPNFYFSMEQVTGDFVAFCEGDDYWTDPEKLQIQLNFLRSNPDYSLCFHTAINISDDPEINETLFSKVEEREYSAIEIYKHWVIHTATVMMRSEVLKSEAKKITLREPDLQYFDTVLFLAASNIGKLHGISRKMSAYRRHEAGLSAGKINFKRDLRHNKLDQIIGKYYGGEIKKLSNWQIFSRSNLNFNILVKENRIFAALKFLPWLLRNRIFIYNWMKK
- a CDS encoding glycosyltransferase family 4 protein, with amino-acid sequence MTKKIKIAFLCSGPLTDKKIWSGTIYQMYQAFLAQDFEVEWVPVNRFSPLESNFFLIIEKFHKKIFNRGFNRNHFLAKAFSASRKLQNNLKPSDADVIFAPTTIADIAFLKTSKPILYLNDATFHQLLNYYDGMSGFGWLSKKTTVLIEKLALQKSDNLVFSSSWAAKHAVDFYKIPENKVNVIKFGSNSTAPQQIADKDYNSEIVFLFLGVEWERKGGQIALDTVKILRKRNYPVKLQVVGCIPPVTDAEVMNVIPFLNKNNPAEAQQIFDFLQNSHFMFMPTRADCTPISFCEAASYGLPVISTNTGGVAAVVESGETGILLPLQANAEEYADEIEILLRDPNQIEKYSLNARKKYEEELNWTVWGKEMGRIVEGLLVKK
- a CDS encoding glycosyltransferase family 2 protein, translated to MQLTIFTPTYNRAYILETLFQSLLKQTVRDFEWLIIDDGSIDNTAELVAKFIGEADFPIQYIKQENQGKHIAINVAASNSNADYILTIDSDDYLSPNCVGICKELVLEIAEDNKFAGFTFILATEKVNLDCGTYGHQRWLQGQTCDWGFQGEMNFVLQTRVMREFPFPSFHGENFCQESVLLNRILQRYKILFTDHVLAFGEYLEDGLSQNLYQRLLDNPNYSMLSLKTKLAMVKTDEEKMQLTKSYWDIALKTNQSKIKSFLDFPLLLNLLYFKYRILQKF
- a CDS encoding glycosyltransferase family 8 protein → MKLLPIVFTCDDHYFKYASVVICSIIKNSDRNTKYEINILSEFISDENRALANKMIHSFSNFSISYHILKIENPEEYHLNSYMSLSTYYRFFIFDLLKNYERVLYLDSDLIVDNDISFYADIDFENKAAISSLSIYVQNLLIKNIKHDFTRDYFLNVLLMKDYNEYFNAGVILFNIKLIREQNIDQKFFDAIKAIKNPIFQDQDILNSVLSNNGGVKLISKEYNFTSGMKLTMPRLLVNAISYQLGNKKRNKWFTIYHYVGKIKPWQQYNSDSSLFFYYAYKTLFIKDILQSNKIVFKNSQKIKLWLISKF
- a CDS encoding glycosyltransferase family 2 protein, with the protein product MNPQVSIITTFYNSVSLGDFVNKSMDSLLNQSYRNIEFICVNDGSKDDTLNQLLTYQKKDDRIKIVNKENEGTAQYAKAAGQDVATGAYIMLFDHDDSISSDAVEKAVQEFIKNPELDMVGMTVKTVFSDGKIKNIYALDELLENVDEYKSHLITGSDALQKTIGRYDIHFRGFYRKDLFKKVSFRFTERLLNADEIVERQLLQYAHKIGTCNGIYTHYIFLNSSAKSFNLKKIDIVSTDLYMRDFAKKLNLYESRKAIFESVAYKNFIDAIKVYQHFKPTLSAEQNEFYNNRLKSAFDGLDKKTVLGTYRGFTKVYNQILLSNFSLLNQFYKIKK
- a CDS encoding glycosyltransferase, whose protein sequence is MRQALVTISIPLFKCEDFLVKCLDSVRNQTYTDLEVTLINDQTPDNSVEIAEKYIKEYRLKNWKILHLEKNSGLSVVRNKGIDTAEGKYLFFLDSDDTITPNCIETLVEISERTGAEMTISQLECEQLESGEKSICIKIQSEKEIITGNDKIMSAFANSELVTYAVNKLFIVDFIRRNKINFIPGLFAQDELWTFHFMLKLNKIAIHKGITYTYFLHQKSVIHNRDKKHFDNWATIIGYFDAALKSENHQEIKALIRTHIINYKTMTLIMNWKAKKEDSSWIYSFNLYKKYPNLRFRDYFRSNYTFETKKKAVKLELPTSIAMRLFKYMYYR
- a CDS encoding glycosyltransferase family 2 protein; translation: MLFSILIANYNNWKYFQECYQSILNQSFQNFEIVIVDDCSTDNSYKQLELLSHKDSKIKLFRNLKNEGVGYTKAKCVENANGEILGFLDPDDSIFENAIERSLEEYSKDNSVSATYSQIILCDDYMKPLNVYSRTRKIKNNNNFFFNINNEVSHFFTFKKSIYQNTVGINKTLALSEDFDMYLKIYEKGKLQYIEEPLYLYRLHSKGISQDKSKKKKLTENWNKVLYETCLRREITQIGNYKITQESNLSKIIFESENNLISKVKRYLKIN